The proteins below are encoded in one region of Corallococcus silvisoli:
- a CDS encoding serine/threonine-protein kinase yields MANRNDRDDGPSAPGSAPRVSTSRESYGTGRGSAPATGRGGGESTPSRGGAGAESPRLSSRQVGRFLPLKVLGQGGMGVVYAAYDPDLDRKVALKLLRVKGGHEDLELGRARLLREAQAMARISHPNVIPVFEVGQWDEQIYVAMALVDGGTLRDWTKAKARTWQELLDKYLAAGRGLEAAHVAGLVHRDFKPANVLVGRDGRVYVTDFGLARPMGEVDDDEEGDGERTRPVTGDDSPLNSQLTQAGLVMGTPAYMSPEQFRGELLDSRSDQFSFCAALYRALYGIRPFDPDELSRVASQLRPRGGPDDEPGVTEAAVAQVLPLSPIQEPPRESKVPAWVRRALMKGLSLEPRDRFRSMAELLTVLGQRERRALARRRAGAAVAATVVLGVAGGVAWSRTKVCEGAQGLVAERWGQDARERVTQAFLATKNPVAQDMARRVGDVLDDYGAEWARQHTLACEDTRVRAVQTEALLSQRFVCLERRRKDLGALVATLETADVALVDKSLDAAYALPAPGDCADVESLAELQPRPADPVKRAELDALEGQLAEVKARIDTSRMPKALELARQVEARVLATGYLPLMAELRYHLGWARAVLGDKAAGGEVLEQAVYDAEAGRADRLAVSVMNKLLYVDGEQAQYPLARRWGRLGEATLKRVGGDAVLESDLKVNEANLALMQDHPDEALKLLEQASGLLAKALPEGHPKRARVTFTLGRTLLETGKAAQAVTVLKDALLQTEKAMGPVHLDTARRHQALSMALREQRDFTGALEHARVSVSLHRTLLGPASVKLAEALDEEGMSLLALKRYPEALKDYEEALAVKQAKLGPDDELLQYSLDGVGQALLGLGRARDAIAPLRQALAFKDAQEDSLGESGFALAQALWKEGEQEDARGAASQALARFTSAGRASQAKEVEAWLQARPERPAKAVPASAVRGGKRKR; encoded by the coding sequence ATGGCGAACCGGAATGACAGGGACGACGGGCCTTCGGCGCCGGGCTCCGCGCCGCGCGTTTCAACGTCGCGCGAATCGTACGGTACAGGCCGAGGCAGCGCGCCCGCGACGGGACGTGGGGGTGGGGAGTCCACGCCCTCGCGCGGCGGGGCGGGGGCCGAGTCGCCGCGGCTCTCCTCGCGGCAGGTGGGCCGCTTCCTGCCGCTGAAGGTGCTGGGGCAGGGCGGGATGGGGGTGGTGTACGCCGCGTATGATCCGGACCTGGACCGCAAGGTGGCGCTGAAGCTGCTGCGCGTGAAGGGCGGCCACGAGGACCTGGAGCTGGGGCGGGCGCGGCTCTTGCGCGAGGCGCAGGCCATGGCGCGCATCTCCCACCCCAACGTCATCCCGGTCTTCGAGGTAGGGCAGTGGGACGAGCAGATCTACGTGGCGATGGCGCTGGTGGACGGCGGCACGCTGCGGGACTGGACGAAGGCGAAGGCGCGGACGTGGCAGGAGCTGCTGGACAAGTACCTGGCGGCGGGCCGGGGGCTGGAGGCGGCGCACGTGGCGGGGCTGGTGCACCGCGACTTCAAGCCGGCCAACGTGCTGGTGGGCCGGGACGGGCGCGTCTACGTCACGGACTTCGGGCTCGCGCGGCCCATGGGCGAGGTGGACGACGACGAGGAGGGGGACGGCGAGCGCACGCGGCCGGTGACGGGGGACGACTCGCCGCTCAACTCGCAGCTGACGCAGGCGGGCCTGGTGATGGGCACGCCGGCCTATATGTCCCCGGAGCAGTTCCGGGGCGAGCTGTTGGACTCGCGCTCCGACCAGTTCAGCTTCTGCGCGGCGCTGTACCGCGCGCTGTATGGCATCCGCCCCTTCGACCCGGACGAGCTGTCGCGGGTGGCCTCGCAGCTGCGGCCCCGGGGTGGGCCCGACGACGAGCCGGGCGTGACGGAGGCCGCGGTGGCGCAGGTGCTGCCGCTGTCGCCCATCCAGGAGCCGCCGCGCGAATCGAAGGTGCCGGCGTGGGTGCGCCGCGCGCTGATGAAGGGCCTGTCGCTGGAGCCGAGGGACCGGTTCCGCTCCATGGCGGAGCTGCTGACGGTGCTGGGGCAGCGGGAGCGGCGGGCGCTGGCGCGGCGGCGCGCGGGCGCGGCGGTGGCGGCCACGGTGGTGCTGGGCGTGGCGGGCGGGGTGGCGTGGTCGCGCACGAAGGTCTGCGAAGGCGCGCAGGGACTGGTGGCGGAGCGCTGGGGGCAGGACGCTCGCGAGAGGGTGACGCAGGCCTTCCTGGCCACGAAGAACCCGGTGGCGCAGGACATGGCGCGCCGGGTGGGCGACGTGCTGGATGACTACGGCGCGGAGTGGGCGAGGCAGCACACGCTGGCGTGCGAGGACACGCGGGTGCGAGCGGTGCAGACGGAGGCGCTGCTGTCCCAGCGCTTCGTGTGCCTGGAGCGGCGGCGCAAGGACCTGGGCGCGCTGGTGGCCACGCTGGAGACCGCGGACGTGGCGCTGGTGGACAAGTCGCTGGACGCGGCCTACGCGCTGCCGGCCCCGGGCGACTGCGCGGACGTGGAGTCCCTGGCGGAGCTCCAGCCCCGGCCGGCGGACCCCGTGAAGCGCGCGGAGCTGGACGCGCTGGAGGGGCAGCTGGCGGAGGTGAAGGCGCGCATCGACACGAGCCGGATGCCCAAGGCGCTGGAGCTGGCGCGGCAGGTGGAAGCGCGCGTGCTGGCCACGGGCTACCTGCCGCTGATGGCGGAGCTGCGCTACCACCTGGGGTGGGCGCGGGCGGTGCTGGGAGACAAGGCCGCGGGCGGCGAGGTGCTGGAGCAGGCCGTCTATGACGCCGAGGCGGGCCGGGCGGACCGGCTGGCGGTGTCGGTGATGAACAAGCTGCTCTACGTGGACGGAGAGCAGGCGCAGTACCCGCTCGCGCGGCGCTGGGGCCGGCTGGGCGAGGCGACGCTGAAGCGCGTGGGGGGGGACGCGGTGCTGGAGAGCGACCTCAAGGTGAACGAGGCCAACCTCGCGCTGATGCAGGACCATCCGGACGAGGCGCTGAAGCTGCTGGAGCAGGCCTCGGGGCTGCTCGCGAAGGCGCTGCCGGAGGGCCACCCGAAGCGGGCGCGGGTGACGTTCACGCTGGGGCGCACGCTCTTGGAGACCGGCAAGGCCGCGCAGGCGGTGACGGTGCTGAAGGACGCGCTCCTCCAGACGGAGAAGGCGATGGGGCCCGTGCACCTGGACACCGCGCGGCGGCACCAGGCGCTGTCCATGGCGCTGCGGGAGCAGCGGGACTTCACCGGGGCCCTGGAGCACGCGCGCGTGTCCGTGTCCCTGCACCGCACGCTGCTGGGGCCCGCGAGCGTGAAGCTGGCGGAGGCGCTGGATGAAGAGGGCATGAGCCTGCTCGCGCTCAAGCGCTACCCGGAGGCGCTGAAGGACTACGAGGAGGCGCTGGCGGTGAAGCAGGCGAAGCTGGGGCCGGACGACGAGCTGCTCCAGTACTCGCTGGATGGCGTGGGGCAGGCGCTCCTGGGGCTGGGCCGCGCGCGCGACGCGATCGCCCCGCTGCGGCAGGCGCTGGCGTTCAAGGACGCGCAGGAGGACTCGCTGGGCGAGTCCGGCTTCGCGCTGGCGCAGGCCTTGTGGAAGGAAGGCGAACAGGAGGACGCGCGCGGCGCGGCGTCTCAGGCGCTCGCGCGCTTCACGTCCGCGGGGCGCGCGTCGCAGGCGAAGGAGGTGGAGGCCTGGCTCCAGGCCCGGCCCGAGCGCCCGGCGAAGGCGGTGCCCGCGTCGGCGGTGCGCGGGGGCAAGCGCAAGCGGTAG
- a CDS encoding L-serine ammonia-lyase codes for MPVSVFDLFKIGIGPSSSHTVGPMRAARTFAAGLSDAGLLERVTRLKVELFGSLGATGKGHGSDKAVLLGLRGDTPEDVDVELVPSIVAHWRAEGRVSLLQRLVIPFRDGEHLVMHKRKVLPYHPNGMRFTAFGEGAEPLVCRVYYSVGGGFVVDEQAVAGTDPLRAEATALPLPFKSAADLLAHCERERQPISTVMLRNELTWRSEEDIRAGLLRIWGVMQACVTRGCTTPGILPGGLKVERRAAAMYQRLISRPEAGLTNPLTVLDWVNLYALAVNEENAAGGRVVTAPTNGAAGIIPAVLHYYWRFVPGANADGVVRFLLTAGAIGALYKENASISGAEVGCQGEVGSACSMAAGALAEVLGGTPLQVENAAEIAMEHNLGLTCDPIGGLVQVPCIERNAMASVKAINAVRMALSGDGKHFVSLDKVIKTMRDTGRDMKDKYKETARGGLAVNVLEVANLSVGLPEC; via the coding sequence ATGCCTGTCAGCGTCTTCGACCTCTTCAAGATTGGAATCGGTCCCTCCAGTTCGCACACGGTGGGGCCGATGCGCGCGGCCCGCACCTTCGCGGCGGGGCTGTCGGACGCGGGGCTCCTGGAGCGCGTGACGCGGCTCAAGGTGGAGCTGTTCGGCTCGCTGGGCGCGACGGGCAAGGGGCACGGCAGCGACAAGGCCGTGCTGCTGGGCCTGCGGGGTGACACGCCCGAGGACGTGGACGTGGAGTTGGTGCCGTCGATTGTCGCGCACTGGCGCGCGGAGGGGCGCGTGTCGCTGCTCCAGCGGCTGGTGATCCCCTTCCGCGACGGCGAGCACCTGGTGATGCACAAGCGCAAGGTGCTGCCGTACCACCCCAATGGCATGCGCTTCACCGCGTTCGGCGAGGGCGCGGAGCCGCTGGTCTGCCGCGTCTACTACTCGGTGGGCGGCGGCTTCGTGGTGGATGAGCAGGCGGTGGCGGGGACGGATCCGCTGCGCGCGGAGGCCACCGCCCTGCCCCTGCCCTTCAAGTCCGCGGCGGACCTGCTCGCGCACTGCGAGCGGGAGCGGCAGCCCATCAGCACGGTGATGCTGCGCAATGAGTTGACGTGGCGGAGCGAGGAGGACATCCGCGCGGGGCTCTTGCGCATCTGGGGCGTGATGCAGGCGTGCGTGACGCGCGGGTGCACCACGCCCGGCATCCTCCCGGGGGGCCTGAAGGTGGAGCGGCGGGCGGCGGCGATGTACCAGCGGCTCATCAGCCGGCCGGAGGCGGGGCTCACCAACCCGCTGACGGTGCTGGACTGGGTGAACCTGTACGCGCTCGCGGTGAACGAGGAGAACGCGGCGGGCGGGCGCGTCGTCACCGCGCCCACCAATGGCGCGGCGGGCATCATCCCCGCGGTGCTGCACTACTACTGGCGCTTCGTGCCAGGGGCGAACGCGGACGGCGTGGTGAGGTTCCTGCTCACGGCCGGCGCCATTGGCGCGCTCTACAAGGAGAACGCGTCCATCAGCGGCGCGGAGGTGGGGTGCCAGGGGGAGGTGGGCAGCGCGTGCTCCATGGCGGCGGGGGCGCTCGCGGAGGTGCTGGGTGGCACGCCGCTCCAGGTGGAGAACGCGGCGGAGATCGCCATGGAGCACAACCTGGGGCTCACGTGCGACCCCATTGGCGGGCTGGTGCAGGTGCCCTGCATCGAGCGCAACGCGATGGCGTCCGTGAAGGCCATCAACGCCGTGCGCATGGCGCTGTCCGGCGACGGCAAGCACTTCGTCAGCCTGGACAAGGTCATCAAGACGATGCGCGACACCGGCCGCGACATGAAGGACAAGTACAAGGAGACCGCGCGCGGAGGCCTCGCGGTCAACGTCCTGGAGGTCGCGAACCTCAGCGTCGGCCTGCCCGAGTGCTGA
- a CDS encoding heavy metal translocating P-type ATPase, protein MSEQKKSGSRFGSLNIQGLKEARPGGNAVQRHVHGPSCDHGHEGPDHHGHDHSGHAHAHGEAHVHGPSCSHGHDHGHDHHGHAHSQRVIRPPAYRPAEGGGAALQLDLEGTLPGETDDQGRFERLEAALESQRGITDVHLRRDAGHAEVCIHYQPSLVSASQLVTLARKTGAQVAARYLHHTWFVRGMSSADAAQVIEHAVAKMKGVLTASVAYASERLVIEYDKEELKLPDVEARVKALGYGLEVPMAGHACSHHAHGGGLAPLLELPLVVASGALLAAGFVVEHFALAPPLWATVLWALSMASGGFFAIRGSVRSIAQLRIDIETMMVVAALGAAVLGAWFEGAFLLFLFSAGHALEHRAMEKARRSIEALGQLRPEVARVRRGAEVVEVPVADVARGERIVVRPGDRVPLDGIIREGKSSLDQAAITGESMPVARKPGDEVFSGTINCEAALEVEVTRLSSESVLARVVDMVAQAEAQKGRRQRFAQRLERTVAPLVMASAVVFPVVLVLTGTDVKEAVLRAVGLLVAASPCALAISTPSAVLSAVASAARGGVLIKGGIYLELLSGIRAVAFDKTGTLTVGRPRLLTTWTAPGVTREELLGTAAGVEALSAHPLAKAVVDGAAEARVTVPVGRDLEAIHGQGIRAKVGDDAVAVGSLALFAGEPVPPEVAAEVARLEEAGQTTMVVRRANRYLGVLGMADTLRGGARQAVQALKAGGIERTVMLSGDNARVARSIAQQVGLDEAKAPLMPVEKVAAVKDLGRTHAVAMVGDGVNDAPALAAAAVGVAMGGAGSDAALETADVVLMSDDLAKLPFALELSKRATAVMKQNLVIALGVSAVLVVAAVLGLTKISQAVVLHEGSTLLVVFNGLRLLAFRPSTTATPPQPATGPQPAAG, encoded by the coding sequence ATGTCGGAGCAGAAGAAGAGCGGGTCGCGGTTCGGGTCGTTGAACATCCAGGGCCTCAAGGAGGCGCGACCCGGCGGCAACGCCGTGCAGCGCCACGTCCACGGGCCCTCGTGCGACCACGGCCACGAAGGCCCTGATCATCATGGCCACGACCACTCCGGGCACGCGCATGCGCACGGCGAGGCCCACGTGCACGGGCCCTCCTGCTCCCATGGCCACGACCACGGGCATGACCACCACGGCCATGCCCACTCCCAGCGCGTCATCCGTCCGCCGGCCTACCGTCCCGCGGAGGGAGGCGGCGCCGCGCTCCAGCTGGACCTGGAGGGCACGCTGCCGGGAGAGACGGACGACCAGGGCCGCTTCGAGCGGCTGGAGGCGGCGCTGGAGTCGCAGCGAGGCATCACCGACGTGCACCTGCGCCGTGACGCGGGCCATGCGGAGGTGTGCATCCACTACCAGCCGTCGCTGGTGAGCGCGTCGCAGCTGGTGACGCTCGCGCGGAAGACGGGGGCGCAGGTGGCCGCGCGCTACCTGCACCACACCTGGTTCGTGCGCGGGATGAGCTCCGCGGACGCGGCCCAGGTCATCGAGCACGCGGTCGCGAAGATGAAGGGCGTGCTCACCGCCAGCGTCGCGTACGCCAGCGAACGCCTGGTCATCGAATACGACAAGGAGGAACTGAAGCTTCCGGACGTGGAGGCCCGGGTGAAGGCGCTCGGGTACGGGCTGGAGGTGCCCATGGCGGGCCATGCCTGCTCGCACCATGCGCATGGCGGCGGGCTCGCGCCCCTGCTGGAGCTGCCCCTGGTGGTCGCCTCGGGCGCGCTGCTGGCGGCGGGCTTCGTCGTGGAGCACTTCGCGCTGGCGCCACCGCTTTGGGCCACGGTCCTCTGGGCGCTGTCGATGGCGAGCGGCGGCTTCTTCGCCATCCGGGGCTCGGTGCGGTCCATCGCGCAGCTGCGCATCGACATCGAGACGATGATGGTGGTGGCGGCGCTGGGCGCGGCGGTGCTCGGCGCGTGGTTCGAGGGCGCGTTCCTGCTCTTCCTCTTCAGCGCGGGCCACGCGCTGGAGCACCGGGCCATGGAGAAGGCGCGCCGCTCCATCGAAGCGCTGGGCCAGCTGCGCCCGGAGGTGGCGCGCGTGCGCCGGGGCGCGGAGGTGGTGGAGGTGCCGGTGGCGGACGTGGCGCGAGGCGAGCGCATCGTCGTGCGCCCCGGGGACCGCGTCCCGCTGGACGGCATCATCCGCGAGGGCAAGAGCTCCCTGGACCAGGCGGCCATCACCGGTGAGTCCATGCCGGTGGCGCGCAAGCCGGGCGACGAGGTGTTCTCCGGCACCATCAACTGCGAGGCGGCGCTGGAGGTGGAGGTGACGCGCCTGTCGTCGGAGTCCGTCCTGGCGCGCGTGGTGGACATGGTGGCGCAGGCGGAGGCGCAGAAGGGCCGCCGGCAGCGCTTCGCCCAGCGCCTGGAGCGCACCGTGGCGCCGCTCGTGATGGCCTCCGCCGTGGTGTTCCCCGTGGTGCTCGTGCTGACGGGCACGGACGTGAAGGAGGCGGTGCTGCGCGCGGTGGGCCTGCTGGTGGCCGCGTCGCCGTGCGCGCTCGCCATCTCCACGCCGTCCGCGGTCCTCTCCGCGGTGGCGTCCGCGGCGCGCGGCGGCGTGCTCATCAAGGGCGGCATCTACCTGGAGCTGCTCAGCGGGATCCGCGCCGTCGCCTTCGACAAGACCGGCACCCTCACCGTGGGCCGCCCCCGGCTGCTCACCACCTGGACCGCGCCGGGCGTGACGCGCGAGGAGCTGCTGGGCACCGCGGCCGGCGTGGAGGCCCTGTCCGCGCACCCGCTGGCCAAGGCCGTGGTGGACGGCGCCGCGGAGGCGCGCGTCACCGTGCCCGTGGGCCGCGACCTGGAGGCCATCCACGGCCAGGGCATCCGCGCGAAGGTGGGCGACGACGCGGTGGCCGTGGGCAGCCTGGCGCTCTTCGCGGGCGAGCCGGTTCCTCCCGAGGTCGCGGCGGAGGTGGCGCGGCTGGAGGAGGCGGGCCAGACGACGATGGTGGTGCGCCGCGCGAACCGCTACCTGGGCGTGCTGGGCATGGCGGACACGCTGCGCGGCGGCGCGCGGCAGGCGGTGCAGGCGCTCAAGGCGGGCGGCATCGAGCGCACGGTGATGCTGTCCGGTGACAACGCGCGCGTGGCGCGGTCCATCGCGCAGCAGGTGGGCCTGGACGAGGCGAAGGCGCCGCTGATGCCCGTGGAGAAGGTGGCGGCGGTGAAGGACCTGGGCCGCACGCACGCGGTGGCCATGGTGGGCGACGGCGTCAACGACGCGCCCGCGCTGGCCGCCGCCGCGGTGGGCGTGGCCATGGGCGGCGCCGGCAGTGACGCGGCGCTGGAGACCGCGGACGTGGTGCTGATGAGCGACGACCTGGCGAAGCTGCCCTTCGCGCTGGAGCTGTCCAAGCGGGCCACCGCCGTGATGAAGCAGAACCTGGTCATCGCGCTGGGCGTCAGCGCGGTGCTCGTCGTCGCGGCCGTGCTGGGCCTCACGAAGATCAGCCAGGCCGTGGTGCTCCACGAGGGCAGCACGCTGCTCGTCGTCTTCAACGGCCTGCGCCTGCTCGCCTTCCGGCCGAGCACGACCGCCACGCCGCCCCAGCCCGCCACCGGCCCGCAGCCCGCGGCCGGTTAG